The following are encoded together in the Anoplopoma fimbria isolate UVic2021 breed Golden Eagle Sablefish chromosome 13, Afim_UVic_2022, whole genome shotgun sequence genome:
- the hs3st1l2 gene encoding heparan sulfate (glucosamine) 3-O-sulfotransferase 1-like 2, producing MLWTVILALLVLLLLQTQLCVCLRELRSGRSSSPASSSSSSSSSSSSSSSSSSSSSSYNATQLRLPGAIIIGVRKGGTRALLEMLNLHPNVEVAKAEVHYFNVEEHYRRGLAWYRAQMPLTLPGQLTVEKTPGYFASPQVPARVWDMNPAVRLLLIVRDPAERLVSDYTQVLHNRLTRHKPYQPLDELLIHKGHIDPGYKALQRSLYYQHLARWLEVFPREQIHVVDGDALIQDPFPELRKAERFLDLQPRISPDNFYYNTTKGFYCLLSAGHDKCLDESKGRPHAPLSTQAFKKLCRYFRKPNKLFFEMVGRSFSWC from the exons aTGCTGTGGACAGTGATACTAGCGCTGCTggtgcttctgctgctgcagactcagctgtgtgtgtgcttaaggGAATTACGCAGCGGGCGGTCCAGctctcctgcctcctcctcttcgtcatCCTCTTCGTCATCCTCTtcgtcatcctcttcctcctcctcctcttcctcgtacAATGCCACCCAGCTGCGGCTGCCCGGAGCGATTATTATTGGCGTGCGGAAAGGCGGCACCAGAGCCCTGCTGGAGATGCTCAACCTGCACCCAAACGTGGAAGTGGCGAAGGCCGAG GTGCACTACTTCAACGTGGAGGAGCACTACCGCCGAGGCCTGGCCTGGTACCGAGCCCAGATGCCCCTCACCCTCCCTGGTCAGCTGACGGTGGAGAAGACCCCCGGCTACTTCGCGTCCCCTCAGGTTCCTGCACGCGTCTGGGACATGAACCCCGCCGTCCGCTTGCTGCTCATCGTCCGGGACCCGGCGGAGAGGCTGGTCTCCGACTACACCCAGGTCCTCCACAACCGCCTGACCCGCCACAAGCCCTACCAGCCGCTAGACGAGCTCCTGATCCACAAGGGCCACATCGACCCGGGTTACAAGGCGCTGCAGCGGAGCCTGTATTACCAGCATCTGGCCCGCTGGCTGGAGGTCTTCCCCAGGGAGCAGATCCACGTGGTGGACGGCGACGCGCTCATTCAGGATCCCTTCCCCGAGCTGAGGAAGGCCGAGAGGTTTCTGGACCTCCAGCCCCGGATAAGCCCCGACAACTTCTACTACAACACCACCAAGGGCTTCTACTGCCTCCTGTCTGCCGGGCACGACAAGTGCCTGGACGAGTCTAAAGGCAGGCCGCATGCGCCGCTGAGCACCCAGGCCTTTAAGAAGCTCTGTCGCTACTTCAGAAAGCCCAACAAGTTGTTCTTTGAAATGGTGGGGAGGTCGTTTTCCTGGTGCTGA